One part of the Prunus persica cultivar Lovell chromosome G5, Prunus_persica_NCBIv2, whole genome shotgun sequence genome encodes these proteins:
- the LOC18777554 gene encoding pentatricopeptide repeat-containing protein At2g13600, producing MLRPRPGSRALFGDTFTLAASKSTHILPTEEETYSQLLRTCGQTSNLPHGKAIHAKLVKGSLPFSPFLQNHLLNMYAKCGDLSNGLQLFDEMPHKNVVSWSAVITGFVQHGCPKEALSLFGRMHQDGTTKPNEFTLVSALHACSLYGNLTQAYQVYAFIVRLGFQWNAFLMNAFLTVLVRQGELTEALEVFENCPNKDIVSWNAIMAGYLQCSYLEIPNFWCRMNREGVKPDGYTFSSVLTGLAALTDIKMGVQVHAQLVRCGHGAEMCVGNSLADMYIKNHKLVDGFKAFDEMPSKDVCSWTQMAAGCLQCGEPSKTLEVIAQMKKVGIKPNKFTLATALNACANLASLDDGKKFHGLRIKLETSTDVDVCVDNALLDMYAKCGCMEGAWCVFQSMKDRSVVSWTTMIMGCAQNGQAREALDIFDKMRLEEGVEPNYITFICLLYACSQGGFIHEGWKYFASMTHNHGIAPGEDHYACMVNLLGRAGLIKEAERLILNMPFKPGVLVWQTLLGACQVHGDTETGKRAAEHALDINRTDPSTYVLLSNMFAGLSNWDSAGMLRKLMESRDVKKLPGSSWIEIEKGH from the coding sequence AAACTCGTCAAGGGCTCTCTGCCCTTTTCGCCTTTTCTTCAAAATCATTTACTCAACATGTATGCTAAATGCGGCGATCTTAGCAATGGTCTCCaactgtttgatgaaatgcctCACAAGAATGTTGTGTCGTGGTCTGCGGTTATTACTGGCTTTGTCCAACATGGCTGTCCTAAAGAAGCCCTATCTTTGTTTGGTCGTATGCACCAGGATGGCACGACCAAGCCCAATGAGTTTACCTTGGTTAGCGCGCTCCACGCATGTTCCTTGTATGGCAATCTGACTCAAGCTTACCAAGTTTACGCATTCATAGTTCGCCTAGGATTCCAGTGGAATGCTTTCCTGATGAATGCATTCTTGACTGTTTTAGTAAGACAGGGGGAATTAACAGAGGCTTTGGAAGTGTTTGAGAATTGCCCCAATAAAGATATTGTGTCTTGGAATGCTATCATGGCTGGCTACTTGCAGTGTTCTTATTTGGAAATACCAAACTTCTGGTGTCGTATGAATCGCGAGGGAGTGAAACCCGACGGCTACACATTTTCGAGTGTTCTCACTGGGTTGGCTGCTCTCACTGATATTAAAATGGGTGTCCAGGTTCATGCACAGCTTGTCAGGTGTGGTCATGGGGCTGAGATGTGTGTGGGGAACTCTTTGGCTGATATGTACATTAAAAATCACAAGTTAGTGGATGGCTTCAAAGCCTTTGATGAGATGCCTTCAAAAGATGTGTGTTCATGGACCCAAATGGCTGCCGGGTGCCTACAATGTGGGGAACCAAGCAAAACGCTTGAGGTTATTGCTCAAATGAAGAAAGTGGGTATAAAGCCAAACAAGTTCACGCTTGCAACTGCCCTGAATGCCTGTGCCAATTTGGCTTCCTTGGATGACGGGAAGAAATTCCATGGCTTGAGAATTAAACTCGAAACTAGTACTGATGTTGATGTGTGTGTGGATAACGCTCTGCTAGACATGTATGCAAAATGTGGATGCATGGAGGGTGCATGGTGTGTTTTTCAGTCAATGAAGGATCGTTCTGTGGTGTCATGGACCACAATGATCATGGGGTGCGCACAAAATGGGCAAGCTAGAGAAGCTCTTGACATTTTTGATAAGATGAGGCTGGAGGAAGGTGTTGAGCCAAATTACATCACCTTCATATGCCTGCTTTATGCATGTAGCCAAGGAGGGTTTATTCATGAAGGATGGAAGTATTTTGCCTCCATGACTCATAACCATGGAATCGCCCCCGGAGAAGACCATTATGCATGCATGGTGAATCTTCTAGGCCGAGCTGGACTTATAAAGGAAGCTGAGCGATTAATCTTGAACATGCCCTTTAAACCAGGTGTTCTGGTTTGGCAAACTTTGCTTGGTGCTTGTCAGGTTCATGGCGATACAGAAACTGGAAAGCGTGCAGCAGAGCATGCATTAGATATAAACAGAACAGACCCATCAACGTATGTATTACTGTCAAACATGTTTGCTGGTTTGAGCAACTGGGACAGTGCTGGGATGCTGAGGAAACTAATGGAGTCTAGGGATGTAAAGAAATTGCCTGGATCCAGttggattgaaattgaaaaaggcCACTGA
- the LOC18776998 gene encoding E3 ubiquitin-protein ligase RING1-like, protein MSSSGGNSGSVGGPIAPPQLYFCHQCDRTVSLNPPPTSDLVCPICSGGFVEEMEASNPNPFPPNPFFSVPSSDAPPFASSGFPLLFSAPGPGNFSDDLSALFGGAPARSSPFQDPDAFNPFVFLQNYLQTLRANGANVQFVIDNNPGAGGDPAGFRVPPNLNLGDYFFGPGLEQLIQQLAENDPNRYGTPPASKSAVEGLPVVKISKELLDSDSSQCAVCKDLFELGEEAKQMPCKHIYHSDCILPWLELHNSCPVCRYELPTDDTDYEQRLSGASANANRANQSAAAGGVNIFAGVGGGGSGSGIGIGIGAPSLDNQSPTPRTVERRFTISLPRLFRVFGGSAETSNSGSGNNDESNSGNRGGHNSGSEEPRHEDLD, encoded by the coding sequence ATGTCGTCCTCGGGCGGCAACTCCGGCAGTGTTGGTGGCCCGATCGCTCCTCCTCAGCTTTACTTTTGCCACCAGTGCGATCGTACGGTTTCCCTCAACCCTCCACCTACCTCCGATCTCGTTTGCCCTATTTGCAGCGGTGGTTTCGTCGAAGAGATGGAAGCCTCTAACCCTAACCCTTTCCCCCCCAATCCCTTCTTCTCCGTCCCCTCCTCCGACGCTCCTCCCTTCGCCTCCAGCGGCTTTCCCCTCCTCTTCTCCGCCCCCGGCCCTGGAAATTTCTCCGACGATCTCTCTGCCCTCTTCGGCGGCGCACCCGCACGCTCCTCGCCGTTTCAGGACCCCGACGCCTTCAACCCCTTTGTGTTCCTTCAAAACTATTTGCAAACCCTAAGAGCAAATGGTGCCAATGTCCAGTTCGTGATCGATAACAACCCCGGCGCCGGGGGGGACCCTGCAGGTTTTCGCGTCCCCCCCAATCTTAATCTCGGCGACTACTTCTTCGGCCCGGGCCTCGAGCAATTAATCCAGCAGCTCGCGGAGAACGACCCAAACCGGTACGGCACGCCGCCCGCTTCGAAATCCGCGGTGGAGGGCTTGCCGGTTGTGAAAATCTCAAAGGAGTTGTTGGATTCCGATTCGTCCCAGTGCGCTGTGTGTAAGGACTTGTTCGAGCTCGGCGAGGAGGCCAAGCAGATGCCCTGTAAGCACATATACCATTCGGATTGCATTCTGCCTTGGCTGGAATTGCACAACTCATGTCCTGTTTGTCGCTACGAGTTGCCCACCGATGATACTGATTACGAGCAGAGGCTTAGCGGGGCCTCCGCCAATGCCAATCGAGCTAATCAATCTGCGGCGGCTGGCGGGGTCAATATTTTTGCCggagttggtggtggtggaagtGGGAGTGGGATTGGGATTGGGATTGGTGCGCCATCTCTAGACAATCAGAGTCCAACTCCCCGAACGGTGGAGCGGAGATTTACCATCTCCTTGCCACGCCTTTTCAGGGTATTTGGTGGTTCTGCTGAGACTAGTAATAGTGGGAGTGGAAACAATGATGAGTCGAACTCGGGGAATAGGGGAGGTCATAACTCTGGATCGGAGGAGCCTAGGCATGAAGATCTCGATTAA